From Thermodesulfobacteriota bacterium, the proteins below share one genomic window:
- the lepA gene encoding translation elongation factor 4 — MPQIRNFSIIAHIDHGKSTLADRLIQHAGLVSLRDFRDQMLDTMDIERERGITIKSQTVTLPYTSRKGEEFELNLIDTPGHVDFSYEVSRALASCEGVLLLVDASQGVEAQTLANLYAAMEHNLVIIPVINKIDLPSADVERTREQIENELGLDADKAVLCSAKEGIGIEDVLEAIVEQIPSPSGSREKPLSALIFDAHYDPFRGAVINCRVFDGAVRSGDVIRFMSNGAAYKVEEVGISRIVQERRKELSAGSVGYIISGIKTVGDTRVGDTITLDAHPAPHPLPGFKEAKPVVFSSIYPISSDDYPSLVDALARYKLNDAALVYEKDSSAALGQGFRCGFLGLLHLEIVQERLEREFSQSIIMTAPSVRYRFTLADDSIVTVDNPQYYPDPTRIKTGEEPFIKAGILIPERYVGAVMQLCMERRGVNSRFSYPTAGRVEITFDMPLAEIVFDFYDKLKTITQGYGSFDYEMIDYRVSDLVKLDILVNHEKVDALSMIVHRERAREMGVRACERLKEEIPRHQFKIAIQGAVGGTIISRSTISAFRKDVTAKCYGGDITRKRKLLEKQKEGKKRMKMVGSVMIPQGAFVAVLKSENE; from the coding sequence ATGCCCCAAATTCGGAATTTCAGCATCATCGCCCATATCGATCACGGTAAATCCACCCTGGCCGACCGTCTCATTCAGCACGCCGGTCTGGTCTCGCTGAGGGATTTCCGCGATCAGATGCTGGACACCATGGACATCGAACGGGAACGGGGTATCACCATCAAGAGCCAGACCGTTACGCTCCCTTACACCAGCCGGAAGGGAGAAGAGTTTGAACTCAACCTTATTGATACGCCGGGACATGTGGATTTCTCCTATGAGGTGTCGCGGGCCTTGGCCTCCTGTGAAGGGGTGCTCCTTTTGGTAGATGCCTCCCAGGGCGTGGAGGCGCAGACCCTGGCCAATCTCTACGCGGCCATGGAGCACAACCTGGTTATCATTCCGGTGATCAACAAGATCGATCTCCCCTCCGCCGACGTAGAACGCACCAGGGAGCAGATAGAAAATGAGCTGGGACTGGATGCGGATAAGGCCGTTCTTTGTTCAGCCAAAGAGGGAATAGGGATTGAAGATGTGCTTGAGGCCATTGTGGAACAGATCCCGTCTCCTTCCGGGAGTAGAGAAAAGCCGCTTTCCGCGCTCATATTCGACGCCCATTACGATCCCTTCCGGGGCGCCGTTATCAACTGCCGGGTGTTTGACGGGGCAGTCCGGTCCGGTGACGTTATTCGTTTTATGTCCAATGGGGCCGCGTACAAGGTAGAAGAAGTGGGCATTTCCCGGATTGTCCAGGAACGGAGAAAGGAGCTTTCTGCCGGGTCGGTCGGGTATATCATCTCCGGGATAAAGACCGTAGGCGATACCCGGGTCGGGGACACCATCACCCTGGATGCCCATCCGGCCCCCCATCCGCTCCCTGGGTTCAAGGAGGCCAAGCCGGTCGTCTTTTCCTCCATATACCCGATCTCCTCTGATGATTATCCTTCCCTGGTGGATGCGCTGGCCAGGTATAAGCTGAACGACGCCGCCCTGGTGTATGAAAAGGACTCTTCCGCCGCCCTCGGCCAGGGATTTCGCTGTGGCTTTCTGGGCCTGCTCCACCTGGAAATCGTGCAGGAGCGCCTTGAGAGGGAATTTAGTCAGTCTATTATCATGACGGCGCCGAGCGTCCGATACCGGTTTACCCTGGCGGACGATTCCATAGTCACGGTCGATAACCCCCAATACTACCCTGATCCCACCCGGATCAAGACAGGGGAGGAACCCTTTATCAAGGCGGGCATCCTTATCCCGGAACGCTATGTCGGCGCGGTAATGCAATTATGTATGGAGCGCCGCGGCGTCAACTCGCGTTTTAGCTACCCAACGGCCGGGCGGGTGGAAATCACCTTCGATATGCCGCTCGCCGAGATCGTCTTTGACTTCTACGACAAACTGAAGACGATTACGCAGGGATACGGTTCGTTTGACTATGAAATGATCGACTACCGGGTGAGCGATCTGGTGAAACTCGATATCCTGGTGAACCACGAGAAGGTGGACGCCCTCTCCATGATCGTCCATCGCGAACGGGCCAGGGAAATGGGGGTGCGGGCCTGTGAACGGCTCAAGGAAGAGATTCCCCGGCATCAGTTCAAGATAGCCATCCAGGGCGCTGTCGGCGGTACGATCATCTCCCGTTCCACTATCTCCGCCTTCCGGAAGGATGTCACCGCCAAATGCTATGGAGGGGATATTACCCGGAAGAGAAAGCTCCTGGAAAAGCAGAAAGAAGGCAAAAAACGCATGAAGATGGTCGGCTCGGTTATGATCCCCCAGGGCGCCTTTGTGGCCGTATTAAAGAGCGAAAATGAATGA
- the mgtA gene encoding magnesium-translocating P-type ATPase — MPVAELFGQLQTTPHGLTNDEARQRLQTYGPNLLRPQKRIKELSLLLAQFKSPITLILLFAAGLSIFLRDPTDAFIILTIIVISAFLGFWQERGAAHAVENLLAIVKIKTRVLRDSREKEIPVDGIVPGDILLLTAGDIIPGDGIILESRDLFVDEATLTGETYPVEKIAGPLPSDTPAGPATNTLFMGTHVVSGTAKAVVVHTGQATEFGKISERLKLRPPETEFERGVRRFGYFLVEITLVLVIAIFAINVYLARPVLDSFLFSLALAVGLTPQLLPAIISVNLAHGARRMASQKVIVKRLASIENFGSMNVLCSDKTGTLTEGVVKLSSALDVEGNESEKALFYAYLNAIHQTGFVNPIDEAIRTYRRFDVSGYQKLDEVPYDFIRKRLSILVDKDGVHLMVTKGAFKNVLAACSSVETSGKGIVDLEDMRERIQQLFARLSAEGFRVLGIAYRDVGPGVTITREHETDMTFLGLLALFDPPKTGIIETISHLKQLGVSLKMVTGDNQLVAASISKEVGLSNSEILTGQDLREMSDEALLNRVNDVHVFAEVEPNQKERIILALRKAGNVVGYMGDGINDASALHTADVGISVDTAADVAKETADIVLLEKNLGVLAQGIREGRKTFANTLKYVFMATSANFGNMFSMAGASLFLPFLPLLPKQILLTNLMTDFPEMAIATDSVDSEMMDKPRRWDIKFIRNFMITFGSLSSVFDYLTFGVLLFVLHATTDQFRTGWFLESVISAAVIVLVVRSRKPFFKSRPGRHLLLATLLVAGITLVLPFTPAGKVFGLAPLPASFLWLMGIIVVFYVISAEILKTIFYKKVRF, encoded by the coding sequence ATGCCTGTTGCCGAGCTTTTCGGGCAATTACAAACCACGCCGCACGGCCTGACGAACGACGAGGCCCGGCAGCGTCTCCAGACCTACGGACCGAACCTCCTGCGTCCACAAAAGAGAATAAAGGAACTCTCACTCCTCCTGGCCCAGTTCAAGAGTCCGATCACCCTCATCCTTCTTTTTGCCGCCGGATTGTCGATATTTCTGCGTGATCCCACAGATGCCTTCATTATCCTGACGATCATCGTTATAAGCGCTTTCCTTGGATTCTGGCAGGAACGGGGGGCAGCCCACGCGGTGGAGAACTTGCTGGCTATTGTCAAGATAAAAACAAGGGTGCTTCGGGATAGCCGGGAGAAAGAGATTCCGGTTGATGGGATCGTGCCCGGTGATATTCTTCTCCTCACAGCCGGCGATATTATCCCGGGAGACGGTATTATCCTTGAATCCAGGGATCTTTTTGTAGATGAGGCCACTCTGACCGGTGAAACCTATCCGGTGGAAAAAATCGCCGGTCCATTACCATCGGATACGCCGGCCGGCCCGGCGACCAATACACTTTTCATGGGAACCCATGTGGTGAGCGGCACGGCGAAGGCAGTGGTTGTGCACACCGGCCAGGCCACTGAATTCGGTAAAATTTCCGAACGCCTGAAACTACGGCCGCCGGAGACGGAATTCGAGCGTGGCGTCCGGCGGTTCGGGTATTTTCTTGTAGAGATTACGCTGGTGCTGGTGATCGCCATCTTTGCTATCAATGTCTATCTGGCGCGGCCGGTGTTGGATTCCTTTCTTTTTTCCCTGGCCCTTGCGGTCGGCCTGACGCCGCAACTTCTGCCGGCCATTATCAGCGTCAACCTCGCCCACGGCGCCAGGCGCATGGCCTCCCAGAAGGTGATTGTAAAACGCCTGGCCTCCATTGAAAACTTTGGCAGCATGAATGTCCTCTGTTCCGATAAAACCGGCACCCTCACGGAAGGTGTGGTGAAATTAAGCTCTGCGCTTGATGTCGAGGGCAATGAAAGCGAGAAGGCGCTCTTCTATGCCTATCTCAACGCCATTCATCAGACCGGCTTTGTAAACCCCATCGATGAGGCCATCCGCACCTATCGCCGGTTCGACGTATCCGGTTACCAGAAACTGGATGAAGTCCCTTATGACTTCATCCGTAAGCGCCTGAGCATCCTGGTGGACAAAGACGGCGTACATCTGATGGTTACCAAGGGCGCATTCAAGAATGTGCTCGCGGCATGTTCGTCGGTGGAAACTTCCGGCAAAGGGATCGTAGATTTAGAAGATATGCGGGAGCGGATTCAGCAACTCTTTGCGAGGCTTAGCGCCGAAGGATTCCGGGTTCTGGGGATTGCTTACCGCGATGTAGGCCCTGGCGTTACTATCACCAGGGAACATGAAACCGATATGACCTTTTTAGGGTTGCTGGCTCTCTTTGATCCGCCCAAAACTGGAATTATTGAGACCATCAGCCATCTGAAACAGCTCGGCGTTTCGCTTAAGATGGTCACCGGCGACAACCAACTGGTGGCGGCCAGTATCAGTAAAGAGGTGGGCCTGTCAAATTCAGAAATCCTTACCGGTCAGGACCTCCGTGAGATGAGCGACGAGGCCCTTCTCAACCGGGTAAATGATGTACATGTCTTTGCAGAAGTCGAGCCCAATCAGAAAGAGCGCATCATCCTGGCCCTGAGGAAGGCCGGAAATGTCGTGGGTTATATGGGAGACGGGATCAATGATGCCTCAGCGCTCCATACTGCGGATGTCGGCATCTCCGTGGATACGGCCGCAGACGTGGCCAAAGAGACGGCAGATATTGTGCTCCTTGAAAAGAACTTAGGTGTTCTGGCGCAGGGTATCCGCGAAGGGAGAAAAACATTTGCCAATACCCTCAAGTACGTCTTCATGGCCACCAGCGCCAACTTTGGCAACATGTTCAGTATGGCCGGGGCATCACTATTTCTGCCCTTTCTCCCCTTGCTGCCCAAACAAATCCTGCTCACGAACCTAATGACTGATTTCCCCGAAATGGCTATCGCTACCGATAGCGTGGACAGTGAGATGATGGATAAGCCCCGGCGATGGGATATCAAATTCATCCGCAATTTTATGATTACTTTTGGTTCTCTGAGTTCGGTATTTGACTACCTTACCTTTGGGGTACTGCTGTTCGTCCTGCATGCCACTACGGATCAGTTCAGAACCGGCTGGTTTCTGGAGTCTGTTATTTCGGCCGCGGTGATTGTGCTCGTGGTCCGGAGCCGTAAGCCCTTTTTCAAAAGCAGGCCCGGAAGGCATCTTCTTCTGGCCACGTTGCTCGTGGCCGGTATTACCCTTGTCTTACCATTTACCCCGGCCGGGAAGGTCTTCGGACTCGCTCCGCTTCCAGCTTCATTCCTCTGGCTGATGGGCATAATCGTTGTGTTTTACGTTATTTCCGCGGAGATATTGAAGACGATCTTTTACAAAAAGGTGAGGTTTTAA
- the rfbD gene encoding dTDP-4-dehydrorhamnose reductase, with protein sequence MVLGAAGMLGTDVVRVLADAHHVLPRTRNDWDITDPVACRADITAIKPDVVINCAAFTKVDDCESRPDKAFLVNGEAVRHIAGACQAVKSRLVQISTDYVFDGAKGTPYREEDTPNPINVYGWSKLKGEEYALKIEGSLVIRTSWLYGRNGPNFVDTILRLAKEKKALTVVDDQFGSPTYTSDLAGAIARLVQKKITGIIHVTNSGICSWYEFAGEILKIAGKKDVSIADIKTAGLSRPAKRPQFSALDNSRYISVTGQSLRPWPEALAEYLFTAEVAENAEVRNEGIQVTNN encoded by the coding sequence ATGGTCCTGGGAGCGGCCGGTATGCTTGGTACCGATGTCGTCAGAGTTTTGGCCGATGCTCACCATGTACTACCGCGCACTCGTAATGACTGGGATATAACCGACCCCGTGGCCTGCCGGGCAGATATTACCGCTATAAAACCTGATGTGGTCATAAACTGCGCGGCATTTACTAAGGTAGATGACTGCGAAAGCCGGCCGGATAAGGCGTTTTTGGTCAATGGCGAGGCAGTAAGGCATATTGCCGGGGCCTGCCAGGCAGTCAAGAGCCGCCTTGTCCAGATCAGCACCGACTATGTCTTCGACGGCGCCAAAGGCACGCCTTACCGGGAGGAAGACACACCTAACCCCATCAACGTCTATGGCTGGTCAAAATTAAAAGGCGAAGAATACGCCTTGAAAATCGAAGGATCCCTGGTTATTCGCACCTCCTGGCTCTATGGCCGGAACGGTCCTAATTTTGTGGATACTATCCTTCGCCTGGCAAAAGAAAAGAAGGCGCTTACCGTGGTGGATGACCAGTTCGGGTCTCCTACTTATACCTCTGACTTGGCCGGGGCTATCGCCAGGCTGGTGCAAAAAAAAATAACCGGCATCATCCATGTAACCAATAGCGGCATCTGTTCCTGGTATGAATTTGCCGGAGAGATATTGAAAATTGCCGGCAAAAAGGATGTCTCCATTGCGGACATAAAAACTGCCGGGCTAAGTCGCCCGGCGAAGCGGCCTCAGTTCTCTGCACTCGATAATAGCCGTTATATCTCTGTAACCGGTCAGTCTCTCAGACCCTGGCCGGAGGCGTTGGCTGAGTACCTTTTTACCGCAGAGGTCGCCGAGAACGCCGAGGTAAGGAATGAAGGTATTCAAGTAACAAACAACTAA
- the rfbB gene encoding dTDP-glucose 4,6-dehydratase — protein MHILITGGCGFIASNFVHYLLERYDYRIINLDALTYAGNPENLREFETNPRYKFIHGRIEDVKAVKKALRGVDRIVHFAAESHVDRSITNAQPFIQTNVAGTQVLLDACRQAKIDRFIHVSTDEVYGSLGDKDRFTETTPLAPNSPYAASKAASDLLVRATAKTHGLPAIITRCSNNYGPYQFPEKLIPLMITNALEDKPLPVYGDGLNVRDWIHVTDHCAALDTVLHRGIVGETYNIGGESERKNIDVVKTILRLLKKSESLITFVDDRPGHDRRYAMDIKKIKRQLKWSPAVTFEKGLELTIDWYRRNEKWWRRVKSGRYRQYYRKMYGQRLAEGKKP, from the coding sequence ATGCATATACTAATAACCGGTGGCTGCGGATTTATCGCAAGTAATTTTGTTCATTACCTCCTTGAGCGTTATGATTATCGCATCATTAACCTGGACGCCCTGACCTATGCGGGTAATCCGGAAAACCTAAGGGAGTTTGAAACCAACCCTCGCTATAAATTCATCCATGGCCGCATCGAGGACGTAAAGGCCGTCAAAAAAGCCCTCCGCGGGGTAGACCGGATTGTACACTTTGCGGCTGAAAGCCACGTTGACCGTTCTATAACCAATGCCCAGCCCTTCATACAGACCAACGTAGCCGGCACACAGGTGCTCCTGGATGCCTGCCGGCAGGCAAAAATCGACCGGTTTATCCATGTCTCCACGGATGAGGTCTATGGAAGCCTCGGCGATAAGGACCGCTTTACGGAAACCACCCCGCTTGCCCCCAATAGCCCTTATGCCGCCTCCAAGGCTGCATCTGACCTCCTGGTGCGGGCAACCGCTAAAACCCACGGCCTTCCGGCCATAATCACCCGCTGCTCAAATAACTACGGCCCTTACCAGTTCCCGGAAAAACTCATCCCCCTTATGATCACCAATGCCCTGGAAGACAAACCGCTGCCGGTCTATGGCGACGGACTGAACGTGAGGGACTGGATACACGTAACCGATCACTGCGCAGCCCTGGATACCGTCCTCCATAGAGGGATAGTAGGCGAGACCTACAATATCGGCGGTGAGTCGGAACGAAAAAATATTGATGTGGTAAAGACTATCCTCCGTTTACTTAAAAAATCCGAGTCCCTGATCACCTTTGTTGATGACCGGCCCGGACATGACCGGCGCTATGCCATGGACATAAAAAAAATCAAACGCCAGCTCAAGTGGAGCCCTGCGGTCACCTTTGAAAAGGGCCTGGAACTCACCATAGACTGGTACCGGCGAAATGAAAAATGGTGGCGCCGGGTCAAAAGCGGCAGGTACAGACAGTATTACCGGAAAATGTACGGTCAGAGGCTGGCAGAAGGCAAGAAGCCGTGA
- a CDS encoding dTDP-4-dehydrorhamnose 3,5-epimerase family protein, whose protein sequence is MTGFKNGIIEGVTVKDIKRHVDERGWLVECFRHDEVPPVIRPAMAYVSITLPGVARGPHEHVEQTDYFCFLGPGDFKVVLWDNRKESPTVNVKQIIFAGEDNPKIVIVPPGVVHGYKNIGNADGQVLNFPNRLYAGPGRTQKVDEIRHEASALSPFKMDE, encoded by the coding sequence ATGACAGGTTTTAAGAACGGAATCATCGAAGGGGTCACAGTAAAGGATATTAAAAGGCATGTAGATGAGCGCGGCTGGCTGGTGGAGTGTTTTCGCCACGACGAAGTACCCCCAGTGATTCGTCCAGCCATGGCCTATGTCTCAATTACCCTGCCCGGCGTTGCGCGCGGTCCGCATGAACATGTCGAACAGACAGACTATTTCTGTTTTCTTGGGCCGGGCGATTTTAAGGTCGTCCTCTGGGATAATCGTAAGGAATCTCCCACGGTTAACGTTAAACAGATCATCTTCGCCGGTGAAGATAATCCAAAAATAGTCATTGTCCCTCCCGGCGTAGTGCACGGATATAAAAATATTGGAAATGCAGATGGACAGGTATTGAACTTCCCTAATCGGCTTTATGCCGGTCCGGGGCGTACACAAAAAGTGGACGAGATACGCCACGAGGCGAGCGCTTTATCCCCTTTCAAAATGGACGAGTAA
- a CDS encoding glucose-1-phosphate thymidylyltransferase, producing MGNIKALVLSGGKGTRLRPLTHTMAKQLVPVANKPILGYVFEHIKEAGIRDVGVIVAPETQAEVKAYLGHGEKWAVKITYILQKEPLGLAHAVKTAQKFLKDSSFVMYLGDNLLGKGIKEALDKFRKTASDALLFLKKVPNPKAFGVAVLNGKGRIKKLIEKPKNPPSDLALVGVYLFSPRIHEAIARIQPSWRGELEITDAIQELIHMGARVEGEVLDCWWLDTGKKDDFLAANTTVLDDYVKRQIDGFVDEKSEVSGRVHVDATARVINSVIRGPVIIGPGVEIVDSFIGPYTSIGEGTRITNSVIEHSVILSHVIVEGVPRLEDSILGREAKIIKNQTRHKALRLMVGDQSLVEV from the coding sequence ATGGGAAACATAAAGGCATTGGTGCTTTCCGGCGGTAAGGGAACCAGGCTGCGGCCGCTTACACACACCATGGCCAAGCAGCTTGTGCCCGTGGCTAATAAACCCATACTGGGCTATGTCTTTGAACATATTAAGGAGGCCGGCATAAGAGATGTCGGGGTTATCGTGGCCCCCGAAACCCAGGCAGAGGTAAAGGCCTATCTGGGCCATGGAGAAAAATGGGCTGTGAAGATTACCTATATTCTCCAAAAAGAACCTCTGGGTCTTGCCCATGCCGTAAAAACAGCGCAAAAATTCCTTAAGGACTCGTCTTTTGTCATGTATCTGGGTGATAACCTCCTCGGTAAAGGCATAAAAGAGGCCCTGGACAAGTTTCGTAAGACGGCATCCGATGCCCTCCTGTTCCTGAAAAAGGTCCCTAACCCAAAGGCCTTCGGCGTGGCCGTGCTCAACGGTAAGGGACGCATTAAAAAACTCATTGAAAAACCCAAAAACCCTCCCTCCGACCTGGCCCTGGTGGGCGTCTATCTCTTTTCCCCGCGCATACACGAGGCTATCGCTCGTATCCAGCCTTCCTGGCGCGGTGAGTTGGAGATAACCGATGCCATACAGGAGCTCATCCACATGGGCGCGCGGGTGGAAGGAGAGGTCCTTGACTGCTGGTGGCTCGACACCGGCAAAAAAGACGATTTTCTGGCCGCGAATACGACCGTACTCGATGACTACGTTAAACGCCAGATCGACGGTTTTGTCGATGAGAAGAGCGAAGTCTCAGGTCGCGTCCACGTCGATGCCACGGCCAGGGTAATAAACAGCGTCATACGCGGGCCGGTCATAATAGGACCGGGGGTCGAGATTGTCGATTCCTTCATCGGTCCTTATACGAGTATAGGCGAAGGAACCCGTATCACCAATTCGGTTATCGAGCATTCCGTTATTCTTTCCCATGTCATTGTTGAAGGTGTCCCGCGCCTGGAAGACAGTATCCTGGGCCGGGAGGCAAAAATTATCAAAAATCAGACCCGGCACAAGGCCCTGCGCCTCATGGTGGGTGACCAGTCACTGGTGGAGGTATGA
- the xseA gene encoding exodeoxyribonuclease VII large subunit produces MIERPEKKVLTVSALTQSIKFLVEANFPFVWVEGEISNLREISSGTTYFTLKDETAQIRAVLFKINRRYLRFQPEDGMYVVCQGRVSVYEARGEYQLIIDHIEPRGVGALQQAFLQLKERLEKEGLFAAERKKKLPLLPDRIAVISSLTGAALYDFLRTACARFANVNILIYPARVQGEGAAKEMAEAILGLNRLKGIDVIVLTRGGGSFEDLWAFNEDILARAISASKIPVVSAVGHEIDFTIADFVADVRAATPTAAAELVVPRKDDLSYKIDMLQLRLTRAAGREHALFKEKLAHFITRLARVRGRIQDGRLKVDTFYLEMRHNLLSQIQGLRRLLDSYSLRLGERHPREQIRTARFRVDVLRRELEVKTGQHLAQQGASLRELAARLEGANPMAILGRGYSITELWPDGKILRDTKDVAINSQVRVRLSKGKLFCRVEKVTE; encoded by the coding sequence ATGATCGAGAGACCGGAAAAAAAGGTTTTAACCGTTTCTGCCTTAACACAGTCAATTAAGTTCCTGGTCGAGGCAAATTTCCCCTTTGTATGGGTAGAAGGTGAAATATCCAATCTGCGAGAAATCTCGTCCGGCACTACGTATTTCACCTTAAAAGATGAAACCGCCCAGATAAGGGCGGTGCTCTTCAAGATCAACAGGCGCTATCTCCGTTTTCAACCGGAAGATGGGATGTATGTGGTCTGCCAGGGACGCGTTAGCGTTTATGAGGCGCGCGGGGAGTATCAGCTAATCATTGACCACATAGAGCCAAGAGGGGTCGGCGCCTTGCAGCAGGCCTTTCTTCAGCTCAAGGAACGGCTGGAAAAGGAAGGCCTTTTTGCCGCAGAGCGGAAAAAGAAACTGCCGCTACTTCCTGACCGTATAGCCGTCATAAGCTCGCTTACCGGCGCGGCCCTCTATGACTTCCTGCGCACGGCCTGCGCCCGTTTCGCCAATGTGAATATCCTCATTTATCCCGCCCGCGTGCAGGGTGAAGGGGCGGCGAAGGAGATGGCTGAGGCTATTTTGGGCCTTAATAGGTTGAAGGGTATAGATGTCATAGTACTGACTCGCGGCGGCGGGTCGTTTGAGGATCTATGGGCCTTTAATGAGGATATCCTGGCCAGGGCCATTTCTGCCTCGAAAATTCCGGTAGTCTCTGCCGTGGGACATGAGATCGACTTTACCATAGCCGATTTCGTGGCCGATGTCCGGGCGGCTACCCCTACGGCTGCGGCCGAACTTGTCGTCCCCAGAAAGGATGATTTAAGTTATAAGATCGACATGCTGCAGCTCCGGCTTACCAGGGCGGCGGGGAGAGAACATGCCCTTTTTAAAGAAAAGCTGGCCCATTTTATAACGAGACTGGCCAGGGTAAGGGGCCGCATTCAGGACGGCCGCCTGAAGGTAGATACCTTTTACCTGGAGATGAGGCATAATCTTTTAAGTCAGATACAAGGCCTGCGCCGCTTGCTTGACAGCTATTCCCTTCGCCTTGGGGAGCGCCATCCACGTGAACAGATACGGACGGCCCGGTTTAGAGTGGATGTCTTAAGAAGAGAATTAGAGGTAAAAACAGGGCAACATCTGGCACAACAGGGCGCCTCTCTTCGGGAACTCGCGGCTCGTCTGGAAGGCGCTAACCCTATGGCCATCCTTGGCCGGGGTTACAGCATAACCGAATTATGGCCGGATGGAAAAATCCTGCGCGATACAAAAGACGTAGCCATTAATTCCCAGGTCAGGGTGAGGCTTTCTAAAGGGAAGTTGTTCTGCCGGGTGGAAAAGGTTACGGAATGA
- a CDS encoding M23 family metallopeptidase, translating into MKALIFDGFVRSQNYQVAKVGVGAGLALPNKGAASSAPTLLVMCSAVKRLFYELIIFVFCCFMAIGFSGTVSYADESPAWTLHPAKLAIGQAGLFSISEIPATRMTATFLNRPVYFHASSGRLAALLPVDISTAPGKYPLTIEYQHIHHGTKKVITIQVEVHPYEFPVEELTLPEKMVTFPAEILKRIQDERKAVDAVFEKTSASLLWNGGFIKPVEGDMVGLFGSRRILNGEERSRHLGVDIRGKEGTPIRCANSGRVALAGDFYLMGSTVILDHGQGVFTIYCHLSKTAVKEGQQVAKGELVGEVGATGRATGPHLHWGAVICGTRVDPLSLIEVTAMVAEKEKQPTEHTEERENF; encoded by the coding sequence ATGAAGGCGCTTATTTTTGACGGTTTCGTAAGAAGTCAAAATTACCAGGTCGCCAAGGTTGGCGTAGGGGCAGGGCTTGCCCTGCCCAATAAGGGCGCAGCAAGCAGCGCCCCTACGTTGCTGGTTATGTGCTCAGCGGTGAAAAGGCTTTTTTACGAATTAATCATTTTTGTTTTCTGTTGTTTTATGGCGATTGGTTTTTCGGGGACGGTTTCTTATGCCGATGAAAGTCCCGCCTGGACTCTCCATCCGGCTAAACTGGCCATAGGGCAGGCAGGTCTCTTTTCTATTAGCGAAATACCTGCTACCCGAATGACCGCCACCTTTCTTAATCGTCCGGTTTATTTTCATGCCAGTTCGGGAAGGCTGGCGGCCTTACTACCGGTGGACATATCCACAGCGCCGGGGAAATATCCGCTCACCATCGAGTATCAGCACATCCACCACGGCACAAAGAAGGTGATAACCATCCAGGTGGAGGTGCACCCCTATGAGTTTCCCGTAGAGGAACTTACTTTGCCTGAAAAGATGGTCACGTTTCCAGCGGAAATACTTAAGCGCATACAGGATGAAAGGAAGGCCGTAGATGCGGTTTTTGAAAAAACCAGTGCGTCTCTGCTCTGGAACGGAGGTTTTATTAAACCCGTGGAGGGCGATATGGTCGGTTTATTCGGCAGCAGGCGCATCTTAAACGGCGAGGAGCGTAGTCGCCATCTGGGTGTTGATATCCGGGGAAAAGAGGGGACGCCGATCCGTTGTGCGAATAGTGGACGTGTAGCCCTGGCCGGTGATTTTTATCTCATGGGTAGTACGGTTATTTTGGATCATGGCCAGGGGGTGTTTACTATATACTGCCACCTCTCAAAAACGGCGGTGAAAGAAGGGCAGCAGGTGGCCAAAGGGGAGTTGGTTGGTGAAGTAGGGGCTACAGGAAGGGCTACGGGGCCGCATCTGCACTGGGGCGCGGTTATTTGTGGCACAAGGGTGGACCCGCTATCCCTCATCGAGGTGACGGCTATGGTTGCAGAAAAAGAGAAACAACCCACAGAGCACACTGAGGAAAGAGAGAATTTTTAA
- a CDS encoding exodeoxyribonuclease VII small subunit, which translates to MGKENFEEAMQKLEEIVRALEAGDLSLEESLKKFEEGVKLSQFCLRKLDEAEKKIELLVKGEGGKLLTKPFDPEGNV; encoded by the coding sequence ATGGGCAAAGAGAATTTTGAAGAGGCCATGCAGAAGTTGGAAGAGATCGTCCGGGCGCTGGAGGCCGGCGATCTATCTCTCGAAGAATCGTTGAAAAAATTTGAAGAAGGGGTTAAGCTTTCACAGTTTTGTCTCCGTAAACTTGATGAAGCAGAGAAGAAGATTGAACTTCTGGTAAAAGGTGAAGGCGGTAAGTTATTGACCAAGCCCTTTGATCCGGAAGGGAATGTGTAA